The nucleotide sequence CGGTTGCGAGTCGTTCCAGATCGACGGCCAACGAGCGGAATCGCCCGGAAAACGGCATCTCGGGAATCGGCCTGGCGAGGACATCGGCGAACTCCGAACGGACCCACGAATGCTCCGCGACGCGCGGCGAGGCGCCTTTGCCCAGCAGGGTTTGCGCGACAATCGCGGACTCCACCCGTTTCCGGCCCCAGCGCAGTTTGTCGAAAAGCGGCGCGTATCGCGGCCAAGGCCGGAACCGCGAAAATTCGCCGCGATAGAACTCCGAGTAAGCGACCGCGTCGCTTTGATAGACGGGTTTTCGCTCGCGCGAAGATTCGTCCGAAGCCGCATCCCATCGCGCGACAAAAAATCCCCACGCGAAAACCACAATCGCGCAGCCGAATGCAACCCCCCACCGGCGACGAAGGTGGTCGCGTTCCATCACGCTCGCGATCCCGGCGGCGATCCAGACGACCAGCGCGGGGAACGCCGAAACCAGAATGCGCAGCTTGTCCGCCTCGATCCAGTCACGCTGCGTCGCGAGGACGAAAGAGATCGGAAGAAAAACGAGGATGGGAATGGTGAAATGAGCGTTGCATCGACGCTTCAAATCGACGCACCCGGCTAGCGCCAGTGCGAGCGCGGCGACGCCGAGAAAACGAAGAAGATGCATTCCGTACCACGCCGCATTCGGCAGCGGTACGAGCGGTGTCCTTGTGGGGTGCGCCAGCAAATCCCACGCCAGCTTCCACGCCGGGGTCGTTTCGCCCAACGTGTGCAGACCGTGCCACGTGAGATGCGGCAGGTTGAACGCGAAAGTCGCCGCCGCGACAACCGCGAATCCCGCGAACGCTTTCCACGAACGTTTCCGAACGACGAAGACGAGGGCGATCGGCAAGGCGCCCACGATCCACAAGAAGCGCAGCCCCGTTCCCGCGCACAGGCCGAACAGGAGTCCCAGGAATCCGACTCGTTCGTCCCGTGTCCATGCCGCATGCAAGAGAGCCGCGCCGAGGGCGAAGGCGATCACGTTTCGGTCGAGCACCTCGATCCAGAGCATGTACGGGCTGAGCGCGACGAACGCGGCCGCCACCAACGCGGCGAAAGATTTTTCGGTCCACGCACTCGCGAGCAGGTATGAGAACCAGAAAACGAGGACCTGGAACACGACGTACATGATGTGAAACGTATGGCGACCGAGGATCGGAAAGAACGCCGAGGTAAAGACGACATTCCCGGGCGTGCTGATGATGTCGTACGCCTCGCGCAGCGAGGTGCGCAGCCCGCCGGGATGCAAGGCGCCGACGAGCTTGAACGTCTGCATGTAAAAGCACTCGGCCTCGCCGCGCTGAAGATACGACGCGAGAGCGAGAACGAATTCCGCGTCGTTGTAGTGGCGCCACGCGACCGCGGCGACGAGCACACCGATCGCCAGCGCGACGCCATTCCAACGTGTCATCGGGCCAGTACGGCAGAACTCACACCGGCGACGCCACGCGAGAAGACCGAAGAACGCCGCCGCGAGGACGGTCGCAACCACAATCGAGGTATTCGTGATGAACGCCGGCGCGAGGAATGCATGCGCGACGACAAACAGCGGAACAAGGCCGATGCCGAAGAGCAACGAATACGCAATCCGCTCGACGAGAGTCGCTTTCGGCGCGAAGGAGATCGCGGCGAGATACCCGATCGCGAGCCAGACGAACGGAACGACGAACAAGGGCGCTCCGGGACAGTCAGTGTTCAGTTCGAACGCTTTTGGCCCCGATGGACCTTTGGGTCAACACCGGTGGGCGATGAGGTCATCACGAACCGGAGTTCACCTCCGTGCCGGATTTCCTCGTGGCGCACCCAGGTGCGTGCGAGCGGCGCGCCATTCCATTCAACACGCGAGACGAAGGGACGATTCGGAGCCTGATTCTCGGCCACAATGACCAGGTCCCCATCCGGCAGATGCAAAACAGCCCGCGGGAACAGCGGGGTGCCGAGTTCATAATTCCCCGAGCACGGATCGAGCGGATAAAGACCGATCGCGGACCAAACGTACCAGGTCGACAGCGTGCCCGCGTCGTCGTTGCCGTCGAGACCGTCCGGGGTGTCGTCGTACTTGTTCTCCATGATCCAGCGAACCCACGTCTGCGTCAGATCCGGACGTCCGAATCGATTGAATAGATACGCCGCGTGAATGTCGGGTTCGTTACCGTGCCAATACGCGCGATCCGGGAGCATCGTGTCGCGCGCGCCGACGCCGGATTCGAAGAAGCGGTTGAGTTTTTCCGCCGCCGATTCCCGCCCACCGAGCAGGTCCGCTAGCCCCTCCGGGTCATGGGGGACGTACCACCTCCAGTGTTCGGCGCTTCCTTCCACGTAGTCGCGGTCGAACACCCACCGACGCCGAAACGGCCGCGTGAACGATCCGTCCGAGCGTCGCGCACGAAAGTAACCGGTTCGATCGTCCCAGACATGCCGGTAGTTTTCCGAACGATTGCGAAACACGTTCGCGAGTTCGCGTGCTCCGAGCGATTTGGCCAACGCGGCGACGCAGGCATCGTCGAACGCATATTCCAAGGTCTTTGAGACCGCTTTTGGGGTACGATCCGCGGCGCAGTATCCGTGCGTCACATAGTGATCGGCGTCGTCGCGATCCGGCCGGGCGTCGTTGGTCATCAAGTGCAACGCAAATCGCAGATCTTCGTCTCGCATGCCCTTCACCGCCGCTTCGGCCACGACCGCGTCGGCGTGGGTCCCGATCATGCACGCACCGTCACCGCGTCCCATCGGCCAGACCGGAAACCGGCCGGTTGCCCGCGCCATGGCGACGAGCGACTTCACCAGATCGCGGTTCAGATCGGGATCGATCAGGTTGTAGAGGGGGTGAACGGTGCGAAACGTGTCCCACAGCGAAAGATCGGAGTGGTATGTGAAGTCGTTCGCACGGCGGGTCTGCCCATCGAATGCACGGTAATCGCGCCCACTCTCCGTCATCAAGGTCGGCATGCGAAATGCGTTGTACAGCGCGGTGTGAAAGATCCGGCGCTGCCGCGCCGTTCCGCCGCTGATTTCGATGAGATCGATTTTCTTCGACCAGTGCTCGCGCGCACGCGCGACGGTACGATCGAAGTCGAACCCCGGCAGGTCTTCGTCGATGTGGGCGCGCGCGTGCGCGACGTCGATGTACGAGATTCCGACGGCGACCAAAATGTCGCGGGCCGCGAACTGGGCGTACGCGCCGGACAACGCGCCCGACGCCTCCGTGTCGCCCTCCCGCACCCGGCCATCGGCAAAAGTGTCACAGTCCGCGAGCGGCTCGGAAAAACGCAGGGCGAAATATGTCGGCAGCCCGCCGTAAGCGCCGCTGAATCCTCCAGCGAGATCGATGACGCCGCGAATCTCGCGCGCCTCGCGATCGACTTCCACCTTCGCGCCGCGCACGTGGCCGGGAACGATGGCCGCGCCCGCATCGACGATCACGGTCGGCGGTTCGGAAGTGCGTGGATACGTGAATCGATACAGCGCCGCCCGATCGCCGGGTGCGATCTCCACATCGATCCCGCTCGGTTCGAGCACGACGCCGTAGTATCCAACACGCACGCGTTCGCGGTCGTGGAAGAAGCGCTGGCGATACCCCGCCTCTCCTGTTTTCGACCGATCGAATCCGTGCGTCGGCATGATCCGAACGACGCCCTGATCGTTGAGCCCCACGCCCACAAGACGGGTTTGCGAGAATCCGCGGATGTGCGTGTCTTCGTGCCAATATCCCGCGAAGTGCTGCCACGGCCATGCCACATGATCGAACGACGTGTCGGGACCGGGGCGAATCATCCCCTTCGGCGTTTGCGGCGCGGGCGTCATGCTTCCGGCGCCGAATCCCCAACCCCCGGAGCCGATCAACGGATCGACCCAGCCGAGTCTCGGATTACCCGCCGTCGCTCCCGAAATCGAGGCGGACCTCGATTCCCCCGCGCCGCGATCGAATGCCATGCCCGTGCGCGCGAAAAACTGCGTCGCGATTGCGGCAAGAAATAGAAAAACGAGACGCTTCACGCGACCGTCCTCAGCTCGCCGTGATCCCATGAACCTCGAACGTCACCTCGAAAGCAGCCGATTCCCCCGGCGCGAGCGTCTTGATCGGATACGCCCCGGGCATGCGTTCCACCAGATTGTACCCGTCATTCGCGTTGGCGGCCGGCTCGACCGCGACGAACGATCTTCCCACGGGCGAGTACACGACGAGATGGTCGAACCAACCCGCCGGGGCGGTATGGATGCGCAGCGAAATCCCCGTCTTCGGCCAGTTCAGGATCGCGCGACCGTCCCATCCACCGAAACAGTGATCGAGACCGAACGGCGTGAACCGCGACCGCCGAAAATCCAGTCCGCGCGCCCTCGCGTCCGCGATGGCGACGGGCAGCGGCGTACCCGGCTCCATGTCATAGATGTGCGGCGCGTGAAAACGGAGCTGAAGGTCATCGCCGATTCCGGCGGGATCGCGCGAAAAGTACGGATGAAATCCGCCGCCGATGGGCATGGCGCGATCTCCCACGTTAAGGATCCGTCCGAATCCGCGGACCGCGCCGCGCGTGGCGAGCCAGGTGATCGAAATCGTCATCGGAAAGGGATAGTTGAAGTCGGAGAAATCACGAGAGTCGAATACGAATGAGCAAGCGGCCGGACGCAGCGACTCGGGCTCAACCGGAACGATTCTCCACGGGCGTTCGCGAACGTCGCCGTGAAGCGCATGACGCTCGGCGTCACGCAGTTGGTAGGCAACCCCTTCGAACGAAAAACGCCCGTCGCGGATGCGATTCGAATAGGGAAACATCGAATAGCTCGCGGCCGAGGTCGATCGCGTCAGATCCGGCGGGCTCGGGCGCGTGAGGGAAATCCACGCCCCGTGACGCAAGACCGCGAGGCTTCGCCAGCTCGCACCCAAATCGGGTTCGATGTCCAGGCGGATCGTATCGTCACCGATGGAGATCATGGGCCGCCCTCTCGGCTGTCAGGGAGTGTCGTCTGACGAATTCGACGCGAAATCCGGGATCGCCGTCAACAACGAAAAATCCCCGGAAATCCGTCGATTTCCGGGGACCGAGATGAGCGGGAAACGGGATTTGAACCCGCGACCCTCGCCTTGGCAAGGCGATGCTCTACCACTGAGCTATTCCCGCGCGCCGCGAAGCCTACGCGATATAGCCAATGAGCCCCGATTCGTCAAGCGCACTTATCGGGCCGACACCGTCTTCGGACATCAGTCGGTTCCGCCCTTCGCAGCGGGAGAAATCAGGGCTCGCGAATAGCCGATCAGATACGCCGCGAACGCCGCCGACCACAACGCACCGGACCATCCCAGGAGATCGATGTAGTGCGCCGGAGTTACCATCGGTCCGGCGACGCGAATGACGGCCGCGACCGTGATGGCGGCATAGGCAAACAGCATCGCCGGAGACGACTTCACCGGGCGACCTGTGTGCGCGAGCCCGACCCATCCCATCATGCCGAGCGTGAGCGTCCCCAGTGCGCCGACGGTCAGGGCGTGCGTGGCCGATGAGGGCGTCCCTCCCCCGACGAGCGCGAACCATCCGCGCAGAAAAAATCCGATCGGCAACCAGAGATAGGCGATATGAAGGACGAGCAGCATCGGACTGGGCGCCGCGCGCCACGGCTTCCAAAAGTAGAGACGAAGCAGATTCGCGGCGGCGGCGACAAACGCCATCGCACCCACCCACTTTTCCGCGCGCGCGAGCGAAAGAACCGGCATCGCGCCGACCGCCAGAATCGCCGCCCAATCGAGCGCGGGAAACGACCGGATGCCTTCGGCTTTCAGGTGAAAGCGCGTGAAATTGGGAATGATGCGACCCGCGATGATGACGATGAGCAGGAGCGTGATCGCCACGCCGAGCGTGGAAATCCGACCCGGTCCGCCCTCGACGCCCCGTGCCGCGAGGCCGTGCGCCACAGCGGAAAGCACGCCC is from Deltaproteobacteria bacterium and encodes:
- a CDS encoding GH92 family glycosyl hydrolase, which produces MKRLVFLFLAAIATQFFARTGMAFDRGAGESRSASISGATAGNPRLGWVDPLIGSGGWGFGAGSMTPAPQTPKGMIRPGPDTSFDHVAWPWQHFAGYWHEDTHIRGFSQTRLVGVGLNDQGVVRIMPTHGFDRSKTGEAGYRQRFFHDRERVRVGYYGVVLEPSGIDVEIAPGDRAALYRFTYPRTSEPPTVIVDAGAAIVPGHVRGAKVEVDREAREIRGVIDLAGGFSGAYGGLPTYFALRFSEPLADCDTFADGRVREGDTEASGALSGAYAQFAARDILVAVGISYIDVAHARAHIDEDLPGFDFDRTVARAREHWSKKIDLIEISGGTARQRRIFHTALYNAFRMPTLMTESGRDYRAFDGQTRRANDFTYHSDLSLWDTFRTVHPLYNLIDPDLNRDLVKSLVAMARATGRFPVWPMGRGDGACMIGTHADAVVAEAAVKGMRDEDLRFALHLMTNDARPDRDDADHYVTHGYCAADRTPKAVSKTLEYAFDDACVAALAKSLGARELANVFRNRSENYRHVWDDRTGYFRARRSDGSFTRPFRRRWVFDRDYVEGSAEHWRWYVPHDPEGLADLLGGRESAAEKLNRFFESGVGARDTMLPDRAYWHGNEPDIHAAYLFNRFGRPDLTQTWVRWIMENKYDDTPDGLDGNDDAGTLSTWYVWSAIGLYPLDPCSGNYELGTPLFPRAVLHLPDGDLVIVAENQAPNRPFVSRVEWNGAPLARTWVRHEEIRHGGELRFVMTSSPTGVDPKVHRGQKRSN
- a CDS encoding NnrS family protein — encoded protein: MSIEFQRTNASAGLPTPIWRTGFRPFFFGAAILACVGVLSWIGKLHGAPFPNSRFSGSDWHSHEMVFGYTLAVVAGFLLTAVRHWSGGRETARGGRLAAIFALWIAGRLTGAFSAVLPWWMPAIFDLAFPVAVAIVIARPLHAARRLGDLGFAAWLTVMGVLSAVAHGLAARGVEGGPGRISTLGVAITLLLIVIIAGRIIPNFTRFHLKAEGIRSFPALDWAAILAVGAMPVLSLARAEKWVGAMAFVAAAANLLRLYFWKPWRAAPSPMLLVLHIAYLWLPIGFFLRGWFALVGGGTPSSATHALTVGALGTLTLGMMGWVGLAHTGRPVKSSPAMLFAYAAITVAAVIRVAGPMVTPAHYIDLLGWSGALWSAAFAAYLIGYSRALISPAAKGGTD